The window acagacaaaaaaaaatacgATTCCTCCGCTCCTGCTGTTCATATCTACCAAGTTAAAATGAACGCAGTCTATTCACTTACTGATTACATAAATGGAGGAGTGCACTTAAATTGTTCCATCGCTGTTGATTTTACTTTATCGAACGGTGACCCCTTTGATCAATCGTCCTTGCACTTTTTAGACGAAAACTCTAAGAACGAATACGTGAACGCTCTACAACAAGTTGGCGCATGGATGGCACACTATACTAAAAATATACAACTTTATGGATTCGGAGCGATTTTCGATGAATACGAAGAAGCAGATTGTGTGAATGATAAAACAAAAGACGAGGAAAATGTAAATTATTGCTTCAAAATAAACAGTTCCATCCAACATCAGAATACCATAGAGGAGGTGGTTcaaagttataaaaacattctACCGAAAGTGAAACCCAGTGGACCAACttacttcaaaaaaatattaaaatacatGTTGTGTGATTTAGACTATGGTGAAAACATGTTTTTGCTAGCGGTACTCATTACAGACGGAATTCCCAACGACGAAGAGAAACTTAAGAAATATCTATTGAGTATGAATGATAAAGCCGTTCTCATTGTTATGATCGGTGTGGGCCCGTGCAATTTTAACGCAACAAAAGACCTCGtacattttattaacaaaaaaacagaGCGTAAGTTGGTCCTGTTTTTATCCCTATTAAAACATTTACACACTTCAGCGGATATCAAAGAGTTGTACGTGAAAATATCCAAAACAATAGTCAATTATTTCACGAGCAGGAATTTTCAACCAAAAGTTTCCGATATATCCGAAAGTGATTATATGCAAAACGAGTCGGAAATGGAATCGGATGCGAATCGAAACTATAATTTGTGTTGTCCGACATGTGGTTCACAGGCGAATTTACCCAgattataaatttaataaaattaattaactaGAATAGAAAATTTTATCTGTATAGCAAAACAGTTTACTAAtgctctttttctttcttttttgggtCACTATCACTTGTGGAGAGACTTTGGAAAATTATGCCGTATGGATGGAAATTATATCAGGGGGACAAGGGATACGGAAAagtctataaaaatattttttataccaTCTCTCCACATGTAGACTTGAAAACAATGTTAGCGCTGCTTTTCTCGTAAACAATTTAAATCCacactaaataaaaaaacgtgATTGACAAGCTTCAAACACATCACACACCAaaccattttagtttttaaatataatcAACTTCTGCTAGTTTTTCACTGAACGTCAACACAGCGTTCACAgagtttcttaaaaataattttacaagtttaaaaaacagCTCACCTGTGTATCTTCTACACCTTTAACACAGAAGAAATATACAATGAAGTGAAAACCATACATCAATAGATTCCTTATAAATGTTCTctaaaattcaaatttaaaaaataaaaagtacaaGAACAACACCAATtggtttttgattttgtttgcttgttttccAAATATTGCAAATTGCCGCTCTAATTTCATATATAACggatgaaaaataaacaattattcTCACTAAAGCCCTTTAAAAGAATTCTGTATGTTAAACTAAATAAACTTCGAATTTCCACAcagagtaaaaataatttatttaagtAATGATCAAGCTTTATAAATCTAATCATTCACAGTGACCAATAAAATACCATCCTTTGATTTAAATGATCTCTGCATTTGAAGGATGTCTTAAATAAACTCCTTGCCTAAATTGACAGTATAATAAATGATCTCTTGTTTAAATGACCGTTCCAGTATCTTGTTTCTCCATATGTTATACCCCCCTCCCCCCTCTCTTAAAAGTATAAACCTACTTGTGCTACTGCGTCATCCTTTAAATGTGCTCTTGAACCAACAGAGACAGCCATATTGTTTTTACCCTCATGTAATTCATCCAACCCTTCCTCTACACGGTCCAGATCGGAGAATTTAGTTGCTCCGTCAGCATcaacaaataatattttagaGCCTCTACTGCAAAATACTCCCTGAAGAAGTAAAAGAACAAAACGGCATCACTACTTGTCACTGATACAATTACGGTTTACCATCATCCGGAAATATTACAATTATCAAACACTACAATTATCAAAAAGCCAGGGTAAACACATAATTAGACTACAATAGCTTAACTCGGCTAGTTAGGCGGCACACTATAGACTAACTAGGTAATTTGTAACCTCATTGGGCTATGGAAAacacttttaagaaaaaaaaattcagcgaTTTTTAGGTTAGAATGGATAGCCTATGTGACCTTAAATTTCAAACTGTTTTTGGACATGTGGAGTAAAAACTGGCATATATTTGAGAAAATGTTACAAATAATAATTGCAAAAAGTGATAATCAATTTACTTGTTATCTACAACTTTCTGAGATAGCATGTTAATCACTTCCCTGTCACCAAAACTGATATGCATGGGGGTGTTAGCAGACCCATTAcaagaaatattaatttaaccaagattttttttaaccgaCGTTATACACCACCTGACATGCTTTTGTAACTAAAACATTCTTGTTTAAAAGTTATCctcaaaaaaacactttttatcaTTTGTAAATTTACAGCATTGTTGGCTGATTTATTTGAACATGTTCGTGTACAATTAGGTAATATGACACTTATTTAGGTCACGGATTATCTGccacatttattatttttcatgtaAAAATTCCATTATTTGAAACAACAAAGTCACTCTCAGGGAAATTTGGTTGGGTAATTTTATGAACAACATAGATATCGCCTTTTTAGGCGTTTACCCTGAATGTGAAAGTGCCATAAGCATACTTGACAGATAACAGCACGAGCACCTTAGCAACCTTAACCATGCAATGAAGTTATAGAGACCATTACTttactttaaattatatttcctaTCTTACTTTCACTTACCATTCTCACAGCTCCACCTTTTCCCCTATTCTTTTCAAATGTTAACACTCTTATTTTTTCTGttccatattttttaacatactcTAGTCCCAcctggaaaaaaaattgaattttcatTATCAGATGTGAATTACGGACCTTGCAAAGTTATATTTTATCATTATGAAACAGCACACTTACATGTTTAAGTGACTATATCACAgaagtttatttttaacataaagaaaaaaagctcAAACAGCTTACTTTAGTGGTGCCATCTTTACTGCCATCATCAACAATTATGATTTCGTATGTAAAGGATCCTTCCTTTTTCTAAATGTGTAAACACAAGTGTTTGCACACattcttatataaaataaagcGAGCATTGTTTTAACATGATGTAAATTATCAAAATTAACACAATTGACTATATGTTACAGAGCCCTTCAAGTTCGCGTTGAGGTAACATTGCAGATGTGATATGTCATGCTTCACATTGGCAAACTTGTGCTATATGTgggcaatttatatttttagttataCTCCCATACATGAACAACAGTTAAATTAAGAGAAAGAAGAATGAAACTTTTGTAAGTTCAAGTTACTTCCAACTTATAAACCACATTGGCAAATATTTACATACATGAATCAATAATTGTCAATACAGGCATTCACCCCGGCAATTGTTATGTTTCAACGTGAATAAAGCTTGTTAAATGATAGTTAACTAACACAAAGGAattatacattagactatataGCTGGGTAGagctacaaccctggaaatAATATTTAAGATTTGTCTGTTTTTCAGCTCTTTTTGAAATGAATAAACAGCATCACTTGGCCAGTGCTTTGCAGCTAGTAGACTGCAAAGGTTCTACTTTAGCTAAGGTGTAGGCTGAGTAACCATTGTCAAAAGTGCGCTATTGGCACTTTCTACGATGGCTGTTTTATGGAACAATCCACTCCATTACATAAAAAAgacctaaatattttaaattgggGCACGCTGACATTAGCAAAAAATAGCACCCTTTAACATTTTtgaaccaaataacctaagatcccaAGTCTGCCGTTAACATTATtaagtgaacattgacaagtgaacatggACAAGTGAACATGGACAAGTGAACATGGACGAGTAAACTTGGACAACTTCACAGTGCTCTTTAGTTAGATAGAAATGGCTTTCTTAATTGCTTGTGGTAGTGATCTTAGAAATCCTGCATTTTTACCCAATATATTATGTCTAGGGTTGTAGCTAACTTTAAAAATTCTAGAAAATATTATTCTTgttgctttgtttaaaaattttgtgttttgttgCAGATAAAATAGGCAAGGTGTTGGTGTTTATCATATGCTGAAATTAATGTGATTTTTCCATAATGAGAAATATTGGTgatggatgatgatgatgataatgatggcCTGTTTAAACTAATTTTCACACATATTAGCTTTCTTACAGCAAAAAAATCTGAACAGATTATTTTTCGCAAAATGACAATATATACATTAATTTTATGATGTATTAATTTTCAATTCCCAATTTATAATTTTAGTGCAAAGCGTGCCACACATAATTTCTGAGCTAAATTTAATAGCTAACTTTTTAGCAGTTAATATGTGCAAAAATTGGTCTAAatctataataatacaaaagttGTGTCCATCTCTGACAAAAAGTGGatttcttcattttcctttgatattgcAGAAAAAGTCCAATTTGTTGTTTATCTTTCTGATATCTTTATGATATGGCACAACatcaatgcatttagactgacaTTAATGTGATTAATAAGATTgttgaagccattgcattgcaggTATAACTTTGagaccaaataacttggaaacaaggcgatgacgtcagttattctTCACCTCAGGGGctactagggacaacctggaaacaaattgggtaagttttccaaacctgggtatGTGAGTCCGTTCGGGAATGGATGGTTGATGAAGTCATCAGAGGCAacagcaaatttttttatatgtttgtaAAACTTTGCTGCCGTCATTAAAATTTAAGTGACAGTTCTCTTTTTCATTGTAATCCtgcttaagtggatttttcaacgGGCCTCATGGACTATAGTAAAGTAATAATAAAACTTTATTATTATAGCTATATTTGTCAGAATTCATCTTGCCTCtccttttttctattttgcaatattatttgaaaaaaaacaacaacataaaagcattaaaaataaaacactgtTAGTGCTATAATTATCAGCATTATCATAATCATTCTTGTCTTAGGGCTGGGTTAAACAGAATACTTCTAGGTTGGTTTTCAAAGTAAACAATATATAACATACCTGTCTATTTTCCAAATATTCTAAGGTTTCATCCAGCATAATCGGTACTAAAGCAAAAGATAAAATCTTGTCAACAAAACACAGTGTAAGCTATGTGGACCTAGTTTATACAGTAAATTACAGTTAAATCCCGGTAATTCGAACCTCCAAGGAACCAGAGGAAACAGTTCGACTTTACGAATGTTTGACTTAAGCGAACCTATCGTTAATTCGAACTTAAACAAAAATGGGATATTAGTCCGAATTAAGGCGATTTTTTCTTCAGACtctataaaatttacaaatgttACAATCTAGTAGTTTTAACTGACTAAACCTTGTTAATAGTTCTTGTTCAACAACTCGACTAACTAGGTTGATGTGTTTGTGAAGATAGGCTCTGTTTTCACTAAACAACATATATTACCTTAAGGAAAGAAATTATTTGCGGAAGAAATTTGtgcggaatttatttttgcagataagtgagccaaaaatgacatattttgcggaataaatttTTACGAAAGCGACCTCAAAAGGGATATTgccgaataaatttttgcgtATGCAAGAAATTTGGTAAATCAAAAGTGTAAGTGTATGAAAAACATACGATTTATGGAATACCATCTTTGtatttttcatcaaaatatcaaaaaaagaatACTATGTAAGCTGAAACAAATGTAAGATCAAATATCGTCactgaaaatattgaaaatatttcGACATTGATCGTCCTTCGCAGAACACGTCAATATCATTTTACC is drawn from Hydractinia symbiolongicarpus strain clone_291-10 chromosome 8, HSymV2.1, whole genome shotgun sequence and contains these coding sequences:
- the LOC130654478 gene encoding dolichyl-phosphate beta-glucosyltransferase-like — protein: MHVPLLNICMHTLFLYLFLSVAVLLFVFLVVLYLTTKDAIPVILRYASEKTFIDPIQEKNLNFPFIISVGTLSLSVVVPAYNEEQRLPIMLDETLEYLENRQKKEGSFTYEIIIVDDGSKDGTTKVGLEYVKKYGTEKIRVLTFEKNRGKGGAVRMGVFCSRGSKILFVDADGATKFSDLDRVEEGLDELHEGKNNMAVSVGSRAHLKDDAVAQRTFIRNLLMYGFHFIVYFFCVKGVEDTQCGFKLFTRKAALTLFSSLHVERWAFDVELLYIAQCLGIPVAEKAVNWQEIDGSKMVPIFSWLQMGKDLLLIRARYMIGAWQLSRGQPNVIDV